One segment of Herbaspirillum hiltneri N3 DNA contains the following:
- a CDS encoding UDP-N-acetylmuramoyl-L-alanyl-D-glutamate--2,6-diaminopimelate ligase, whose amino-acid sequence MLANMLPAQKIVTWLQGIAVAGANLTADSRRVQAGDIFFAYPGDSADGRRYIADAVERGAAAVVYEEAGYDWDEMQGVKPDDVPHLGVSGLKHLAGFAANAYYEQPDKEMFTVAVTGTNGKTSCSYWLGMALSRLQGSAAPAAVVGTLGVGMFQDGKPHAFDVTGYTTPDAVLLQRKLSDLRAARASVLAIEASSIGLDQGRMNGLHVDVALFTNFTRDHLDYHGDMIAYEAAKIQLFDSPGLQHAVINLDDQMGQRLIPYVQAKSVPIIGYSLGDAAVDEGLEDVPVLRASAIRSTNAGTSFHIESPFGAGQVKTQLVGKFNVSNVLGILGVMLAKGTGWDAALAVIATLTAVPGRMQQFGGQEVPLIVIDYAHTPDALEKTLLALRQVANQRGGELWCVFGCGGDRDPGKRPQMGAVSELADHVILTSDNPRTEDPAVIISHIKSGMTRLTPHVLADRAGAILWAVRHAVKQDVVLLAGKGHETYQEIAGKKYPFLDADHVALALAARATMMGGAS is encoded by the coding sequence ATGCTTGCGAACATGCTTCCCGCGCAAAAAATCGTGACCTGGCTGCAGGGAATCGCCGTCGCCGGCGCGAATTTGACTGCGGACTCGCGTCGTGTGCAGGCCGGCGACATCTTCTTCGCCTATCCCGGCGACAGCGCCGACGGACGCCGCTACATTGCCGACGCCGTCGAGCGCGGCGCTGCTGCGGTGGTGTATGAAGAGGCCGGTTACGATTGGGACGAGATGCAAGGCGTCAAGCCGGATGACGTACCCCATCTGGGCGTGAGCGGACTCAAGCATCTGGCCGGCTTTGCCGCCAATGCCTACTACGAACAGCCGGACAAGGAAATGTTCACCGTCGCCGTGACCGGCACCAACGGCAAGACATCGTGCTCGTACTGGCTCGGCATGGCGCTATCACGCCTGCAGGGTTCGGCCGCGCCGGCAGCCGTGGTCGGCACGCTCGGCGTGGGCATGTTCCAGGACGGCAAGCCGCACGCTTTCGACGTTACCGGCTACACCACGCCGGACGCGGTGCTGCTGCAGCGCAAGTTGTCCGATCTGCGCGCGGCGCGCGCATCGGTGCTGGCGATCGAAGCATCGTCGATCGGTCTCGATCAGGGCCGCATGAACGGCCTGCACGTCGACGTCGCGCTGTTCACCAATTTCACGCGCGACCACCTGGATTACCACGGCGACATGATCGCCTACGAAGCAGCCAAGATTCAGTTGTTCGATTCGCCCGGCTTGCAGCACGCCGTCATCAATCTGGACGACCAGATGGGGCAGCGCCTGATTCCTTATGTGCAGGCCAAGAGTGTGCCGATCATCGGCTATTCGCTGGGCGACGCCGCCGTGGACGAGGGGCTGGAAGATGTGCCCGTGTTGCGCGCTTCGGCGATCCGCAGCACCAATGCCGGCACCAGTTTCCATATCGAGTCGCCATTCGGCGCCGGCCAGGTCAAGACGCAGCTGGTGGGAAAATTCAATGTCAGCAACGTGCTCGGCATTCTTGGCGTGATGCTGGCCAAGGGCACCGGCTGGGATGCCGCACTGGCGGTAATCGCTACGCTCACGGCAGTGCCTGGACGCATGCAGCAATTCGGCGGCCAGGAAGTGCCGCTGATCGTGATCGACTATGCCCATACGCCGGATGCGCTCGAGAAGACCTTGCTGGCGCTGCGCCAGGTCGCCAATCAGCGCGGCGGCGAATTGTGGTGCGTGTTCGGTTGCGGCGGCGATCGCGATCCGGGCAAGCGTCCGCAAATGGGAGCCGTCTCCGAGCTGGCCGATCACGTGATCCTGACCAGCGACAATCCGCGCACCGAAGATCCTGCCGTCATCATTTCGCATATCAAGAGCGGCATGACCCGGCTGACGCCGCATGTGCTGGCGGACCGCGCCGGCGCGATCCTGTGGGCCGTACGCCACGCCGTCAAGCAGGACGTCGTGCTGCTGGCCGGCAAGGGCCACGAGACCTACCAGGAAATCGCCGGAAAGAAATATCCCTTCCTTGACGCCGACCACGTTGCGCTGGCCCTGGCCGCGCGCGCCACGATGATGGGGGGCGCATCATGA
- a CDS encoding UDP-N-acetylmuramoyl-tripeptide--D-alanyl-D-alanine ligase, which translates to MQTTFEQLKQWLDGAEVHNDTGASGPRSIRGATTDSRAVVPGNLFIALRGERFDAHDFLDAVAAQGAAAVVVERVPAGLTLPVIVVPDTRVALGQIARHWRQQFKLPLIAVTGSNGKTTVKEMIASILAADFGEDRCMATRGNFNNEIGVPLTLFRLQPQHQAAVVELGMNHPGEIAVLAEIARPTLALVNNAQREHQEFMATVEAVARENGAVFAALPADGVAVFPAEDDHAWVWREIAGTRPVISFGLNPDADVSATYQIREFGSAIAVNAKVGGRSQQFGIKLAAVGEHNVRNALAATACALGAGISAAAIVRGLEAFAPVNGRLQRKTAVSGALVIDDTYNANPDSVRAAIDVLAQTAAPRVLALGDMGEVGNEGPKFHREIGAYARERGIEHFFGLGDAMRDAIEAYNSVPGAAFPARHFDTVDAIGAAAQEVAVAAATVLVKGSRFMKMERVVQHLVGAQLQTGAPLHQETH; encoded by the coding sequence ATGCAGACGACGTTTGAACAATTGAAGCAGTGGCTGGATGGGGCGGAGGTGCACAACGATACCGGCGCATCGGGGCCGCGGTCCATTCGGGGCGCCACCACAGACAGCCGCGCGGTCGTACCCGGCAACCTCTTCATCGCCTTGCGCGGCGAGCGTTTCGACGCGCATGATTTCCTCGACGCGGTAGCGGCTCAAGGTGCTGCAGCGGTCGTGGTCGAGCGTGTTCCCGCCGGACTGACTCTTCCCGTCATCGTCGTGCCGGACACCCGCGTCGCGCTGGGGCAGATTGCACGCCATTGGCGCCAGCAATTCAAGTTGCCGCTGATTGCCGTGACCGGCAGCAACGGCAAGACGACGGTCAAGGAAATGATCGCTTCCATCCTCGCCGCCGATTTCGGCGAGGACCGCTGCATGGCCACGCGCGGCAATTTCAACAATGAAATCGGCGTGCCGCTGACGCTGTTCCGTTTGCAGCCGCAACACCAGGCGGCAGTGGTCGAGCTCGGCATGAACCATCCCGGCGAGATCGCCGTGTTGGCCGAGATCGCACGGCCGACGCTGGCGTTGGTCAACAACGCCCAGCGCGAGCATCAGGAATTCATGGCGACCGTCGAAGCTGTGGCGCGCGAGAACGGCGCCGTGTTCGCCGCCTTGCCGGCCGACGGTGTCGCGGTGTTCCCGGCAGAAGACGACCACGCCTGGGTCTGGCGCGAGATCGCCGGTACGCGTCCGGTCATCAGCTTCGGACTCAATCCGGATGCGGACGTCAGCGCAACGTATCAGATCCGCGAATTCGGCAGCGCCATCGCCGTCAATGCAAAAGTCGGCGGCCGTTCGCAACAATTCGGCATCAAGCTCGCCGCCGTCGGCGAGCACAATGTCCGCAACGCGCTGGCGGCGACCGCTTGCGCGCTGGGTGCGGGCATTTCCGCCGCCGCCATCGTACGCGGACTGGAAGCCTTTGCGCCGGTCAACGGCCGCCTGCAGCGCAAGACCGCTGTCAGTGGCGCACTGGTGATCGACGACACCTACAACGCCAATCCGGATTCGGTGCGCGCCGCCATCGACGTGCTGGCGCAAACAGCCGCACCGCGTGTGCTGGCGCTGGGCGACATGGGTGAGGTCGGCAACGAAGGTCCCAAATTCCACCGCGAAATCGGCGCCTATGCGCGCGAACGCGGCATCGAGCATTTCTTCGGTCTCGGCGACGCCATGCGCGACGCCATCGAGGCATACAACAGCGTGCCGGGAGCAGCATTCCCGGCGCGCCATTTCGACACCGTCGACGCCATCGGCGCTGCAGCCCAGGAGGTTGCCGTCGCCGCCGCAACGGTGTTGGTAAAAGGTTCGCGTTTCATGAAGATGGAACGCGTTGTGCAGCATTTGGTCGGGGCGCAGCTGCAGACCGGGGCGCCACTTCACCAGGAGACTCATTAA
- the mraY gene encoding phospho-N-acetylmuramoyl-pentapeptide-transferase — protein sequence MLLWLAQNFQQDFSFLRVFNFITFRAVFATLTALLIGLVAGPAVIRMLTLLKVGQAVRTDGPQTHLIKSGTPTMGGVLILIGIGISTLLWADLSNRFVWIVLIVTLGFGTVGWVDDYRKVVYKDPNGMRSREKYFWQSLIGLVAAFYLAFSVSEVSNMKVLDLFFAWVQSGFNLDLPPKADLIVPFFKTVSYPLGVWGFIALTYFVIVGTSNAVNLTDGLDGLAIMPTVLVGGALGIFAYLTGSASYAKYLFIPHIPGAGELLIFCGAMAGAGLAFLWYNAYPAQVFMGDVGALALGGALGTIAVIVRQEIVLFIMGGIFVVETLSVMIQVAYFKFTKKRYGVGKRILLMAPLHHHYEQKGWKETQVVVRFWIITMMLVLFGLSTLKLR from the coding sequence ATGCTGCTTTGGCTGGCTCAGAATTTTCAGCAGGATTTCAGTTTCCTGCGCGTCTTCAACTTCATCACCTTCCGCGCCGTGTTTGCGACGCTGACGGCGCTGCTGATCGGCCTGGTCGCCGGTCCGGCGGTGATCCGCATGCTGACCTTGCTCAAGGTGGGCCAGGCAGTGCGCACGGACGGTCCGCAAACGCATCTGATCAAATCCGGCACGCCCACCATGGGCGGTGTGCTGATCCTGATCGGCATCGGTATTTCGACGCTGCTGTGGGCGGATCTCAGCAACCGCTTCGTCTGGATCGTGCTGATCGTCACGCTCGGCTTCGGCACGGTCGGCTGGGTCGACGACTATCGCAAGGTGGTCTACAAGGATCCGAACGGCATGCGTTCGCGTGAAAAGTATTTCTGGCAATCGCTGATCGGCCTGGTGGCGGCGTTTTACCTGGCTTTCTCGGTGTCCGAAGTCAGCAACATGAAGGTGCTGGATCTGTTCTTCGCCTGGGTGCAGTCGGGCTTCAATCTCGACCTACCGCCGAAGGCCGACCTGATCGTGCCGTTCTTCAAGACCGTCAGCTATCCCCTGGGCGTGTGGGGCTTCATCGCACTGACCTATTTCGTCATCGTCGGGACCAGCAATGCGGTCAACCTGACCGATGGCCTGGACGGCCTGGCGATCATGCCGACCGTGCTGGTCGGCGGTGCGCTGGGCATCTTTGCCTACCTGACCGGCAGCGCCAGCTACGCCAAATATCTGTTCATTCCGCACATCCCGGGCGCCGGCGAATTGCTGATTTTCTGCGGCGCGATGGCCGGCGCGGGTCTGGCTTTCCTCTGGTACAACGCGTATCCGGCGCAGGTGTTCATGGGCGATGTCGGCGCGCTGGCGCTGGGCGGCGCGCTCGGCACCATCGCCGTGATCGTGCGCCAGGAAATCGTGCTGTTCATCATGGGCGGCATCTTCGTGGTCGAGACGCTGTCGGTGATGATCCAGGTGGCGTATTTCAAGTTCACCAAGAAGCGCTACGGGGTTGGCAAACGAATTCTGTTGATGGCGCCTTTGCATCATCACTATGAGCAAAAAGGATGGAAAGAAACACAGGTCGTGGTGCGCTTCTGGATCATCACGATGATGCTGGTGCTGTTCGGTCTGTCGACGCTGAAGTTGCGTTGA
- the murD gene encoding UDP-N-acetylmuramoyl-L-alanine--D-glutamate ligase codes for MNYVEKHALVLGLGESGLAMAQWLVHCGARVRVADTRDEQAVTERLAALRAASGDIEFVGGRALSADLLDGVDFVAVSPGLAPGRELAAVSAAANERNIPLWGEMELFAQALAALREGRAYAPKVLAITGTNGKTTVTTLTGMLCRRAGLTTKVAGNISPAVLDVLRQALIDDDAHAKVVAEQIRIEQEAAALQAEADAVEAEKLAAEAARQAAIEAAEAARKAAEEAELAAAAEAAAAQLELREQEEAAELQAAIDEAANELKEAGAPATQAARMEGDAMLSVDASAVPDAESDAESDVESDAEAAAIVGEVAPELDAQAQAEQGDPAGEAAPPQAGSADEEDTSPLQLELPPPEPEKVYTGILPQAWVLELSSFQLHSTHSLQPSAATVLNVTQDHLDWHGDMEAYAADKAKIFGDNTVRVLNRDDPLVMQMTRPGANISSFGMSEPTKAGDFGLVDENGMLWLANAVAIEDEEKPEGRRRKKDPKEVAEQPFQLKRLMPADALRIRGLHNALNGLAALALCRAVDLPLAPLLHGLREYTGEPHRVELVTTIQDVEYYDDSKGTNVGATVAALNGLGHGGTPNRLLLIAGGEGKGQDFAPLAEPLSKYGRAVFLIGRDAGAIRSAVADSGIELIDCATLEEAVEKAGAMARGGDAVLLSPACASFDMFRNYAHRAEVFVNAVRELALSRGEVM; via the coding sequence ATGAATTACGTCGAGAAACACGCTCTGGTGCTCGGACTCGGTGAATCCGGTCTGGCGATGGCGCAATGGCTGGTCCATTGCGGCGCGCGCGTGCGTGTGGCCGACACCCGCGACGAGCAGGCCGTGACTGAGCGCCTGGCGGCATTGCGCGCGGCGTCCGGCGATATCGAATTTGTCGGCGGCCGGGCCTTGTCGGCCGATTTGTTGGACGGCGTCGACTTCGTCGCCGTCAGTCCCGGCCTGGCACCCGGGCGCGAACTGGCGGCGGTGTCCGCCGCCGCGAACGAACGCAACATCCCGCTGTGGGGTGAAATGGAATTGTTCGCGCAAGCCCTGGCGGCGTTGCGCGAAGGACGAGCTTATGCACCGAAAGTGTTGGCGATCACCGGCACCAACGGCAAGACCACCGTCACCACCCTGACCGGCATGCTGTGCCGCCGCGCAGGCCTGACTACCAAGGTCGCGGGCAATATCAGCCCGGCAGTGCTGGACGTCTTGCGTCAGGCGCTGATCGATGATGACGCGCACGCCAAGGTAGTTGCAGAACAAATACGGATCGAGCAGGAAGCCGCCGCCTTGCAAGCCGAGGCCGATGCGGTGGAAGCTGAAAAGCTTGCTGCGGAGGCTGCGCGACAAGCCGCCATCGAAGCAGCCGAAGCTGCACGGAAGGCAGCGGAAGAAGCCGAACTCGCCGCAGCAGCTGAAGCAGCCGCAGCCCAGCTGGAATTGCGTGAACAGGAAGAAGCCGCTGAACTGCAGGCCGCCATCGATGAAGCCGCGAATGAGTTGAAGGAAGCCGGTGCACCGGCGACCCAGGCCGCCCGGATGGAAGGCGATGCGATGCTGAGTGTCGACGCCTCGGCAGTGCCGGATGCTGAATCAGACGCAGAATCAGACGTAGAATCGGACGCTGAAGCTGCCGCGATCGTTGGCGAAGTAGCGCCGGAGCTCGACGCGCAAGCACAGGCAGAGCAGGGCGACCCAGCAGGAGAAGCCGCACCGCCTCAAGCCGGATCTGCCGACGAAGAAGACACGAGCCCGTTGCAGCTCGAACTGCCGCCGCCCGAACCCGAAAAAGTCTACACCGGCATCCTGCCGCAAGCCTGGGTGCTGGAGCTGTCGAGCTTCCAGCTGCACTCCACGCACAGCCTGCAGCCAAGCGCCGCGACCGTGCTCAACGTCACGCAGGATCATCTCGACTGGCACGGCGATATGGAAGCCTACGCCGCCGACAAGGCGAAGATTTTTGGCGACAACACCGTGCGCGTGCTCAACCGCGACGATCCGTTGGTCATGCAGATGACCAGGCCGGGCGCGAACATATCTAGTTTTGGCATGAGTGAGCCGACCAAGGCCGGCGACTTCGGCCTGGTCGATGAAAACGGCATGCTGTGGCTGGCCAACGCCGTGGCCATCGAAGACGAAGAAAAACCCGAAGGCCGCCGCCGCAAGAAGGACCCCAAGGAAGTGGCCGAGCAGCCGTTCCAGCTTAAGCGCCTGATGCCCGCCGACGCCTTGCGCATTCGTGGCTTGCACAATGCGCTCAACGGCCTGGCCGCGCTGGCGCTGTGCCGCGCCGTCGACTTGCCGTTGGCGCCGCTGCTGCACGGCCTGCGCGAATATACCGGCGAACCGCACCGTGTCGAACTGGTCACGACCATCCAGGACGTGGAATATTATGACGACAGCAAGGGCACCAATGTCGGCGCCACCGTGGCCGCGCTCAATGGCCTCGGTCATGGCGGCACGCCGAATCGCCTGCTGTTGATTGCCGGCGGTGAAGGCAAGGGACAGGATTTCGCGCCGCTGGCCGAACCGCTGTCGAAGTACGGTCGCGCCGTGTTCCTGATTGGCCGCGATGCCGGCGCCATCCGCAGCGCCGTGGCCGACAGCGGCATCGAACTGATTGACTGCGCGACGCTGGAAGAAGCCGTCGAAAAAGCCGGCGCCATGGCGCGCGGTGGCGATGCCGTGCTGCTGTCGCCGGCGTGCGCCAGTTTCGACATGTTCCGCAACTATGCGCATCGCGCCGAAGTTTTCGTTAATGCCGTGCGTGAGTTGGCCTTGTCGCGCGGTGAGGTAATGTGA